TTGAGTCACCTGAATAATAAACATCTAAAGTGTcaccctccctgtgctggtgcatCCCCCACCCCCTTTCCAGGCCGCACTGGGCTCTGATTCGTGCTTGGGAGGCCTCAGCCttgaggagcagcccctgggctcagctcctctggcacTGATCAGAAacaccctctgctcccaggaactgctgctggCCAACGACCCCCTGGGCTTTTATCAACAGCTTTGGGAATTATTTCACTTCCCTGAATGCCacaccatccctgctcccacactTTCATAGAAAGTTGCCTGCCCAAAGTGTGGCCAGGGTGAAACATTGCTGTGGCTGAAGACCATCCCTTGGGGCCCTGTAAGCAGCGGTCCAAAAGGAGACCCTTGGAGCTCTCCTGGGCCCAGCAGCGCTGACCAGAAGCTCCCTGGCAGTGGGGCCTCTCCGAGCTGGGATCTCTCCCGTCTGCTGCCCTCGGGTGATGCCCCAACGCCGACGGCTCCTGGGCCGATCCCCCAGCGCTCGAGGCCCAAGCCTTGGCACAGTGAGGAGATGCAAACGGATCCGCAGTGAGCATTTCACTGCCTCCCAGGGGAATTTCTCACAGGCACCTTGTACTgactctttctctctgtgtgcacacacctgtgcaTCTGCTCTGGCAAATGTGGGGGAGATGCTGCTCTCTCAGGTTTTCCAGTACCTGAGACATCTGAGTGAGTCAGGCCTGGAAGCAAGGTTAAGGCATGAGATACCATTGCAGCTAAATGCAGTTCATGTTATTTCCTTGCTAAATGGTTAATTTTGAGGTACAAAAGCAGGAATggctgggagaagcagagaCACTGCTCATGGTCCCaggtggagcagggcaggagtgggGCTGTCGTAGGGGAaaaggcagccctggggagggtCTGGGAGTTGTCAGAGGGGTCCATAGTGGTCAGAGGGTTCTGGTAGGGTCTGGAGAAGTTTGGGAAGGGTCTGGATACTGCTGATCCCAAATGTCCGGGCAGCAGAGCCTAATGGGCAGCGCTTCAAGGCAGGGAGTGGCCACgggatgagatgggatgggatgggatgggatgggatgggatgggatgggatggggagaaggGTTGGAGATGGGAATTGGGAGTGATACCGAAATCAACTGGTAGAAGCTTTCCAACACGATGGGAAGCATTAGGAAGCAGGAATTTTTTTACCTCCACAGGACACACAAAAGGAACTCACCATATTTCTGTTTGTGGAGAGACTTTACAACAGGGGTTTTATCTATCATAACCACAAGGAGTCATTAAAGTGCCTTTCTTATTAAATGCATAAATATAACTGTCCTAGGACTTATTTCTGTGAATTTGCCTTCTTCTCCAAGTCCTTTCCTTGTCTTGGAGGATCATTCCCAGGGGGCTCTGGTGGTCACATTCACTGTGTGCTGTGATATTAAAGGTGACCTTGCCTTGAACTTTTCCTTTGGCCATGTGCTCTTGCTTCTTGTTCCAGAACTTGCTCCAAAACCACTGCAGGCCTCCTTATCTGTTTCTGCACTGGCTCCAGCCACATTTGTCATTCAGTGTTCTCCTGCcgagccctggggagctggaCTTTCCTCCTCTATCCTGGAACTAAGAACTCtatgcaggaggagcagggacacttccTGAGGTCCCAGGTGGAGAGGGAGAAGATCAGGGATGTTCAGGGGGGGGCAGGGGGCCCCAGGGACAGTCTGGAGTGTTGCAGGACATTTCAAAATGCTCAGGAGAGGGTCGGAGCAGGTTGGAGGGGCTCTGGATGCCAGCAATCCCAAAACTCCCCactggaggagagcagagcctgacagGCCACGCTCCAAGTTGGGGAGCGGCTCCATCTGGGAAACCTGAGGGATGTGATAGGATGGGgtgaggatggagagcagggatagggaagggaatggggattggaatggggatggggagcagggatgaggatgggatggggataggaggaggaagcagctcaGCTGTACTTCCTCAGCCCAGAGCACATTTTGGCAATGATGTCAGAGCCCTTCCGAGAAGAGGAATTGTTTCTGAGAAGCACCCAGCAGCCTCACCTacactggcagcactgccagcattccagtgccaccagcagcagcagcctccctctgctgctggagggacagTGATCACTCAGAGAATAGAAACGAGGAATGGTAGAAACTTGTCAGGAGAGGGAAGGCAGTTGGAGAATGGTCCATTCTGCAGGGATGGAGTGTTTCTTAtcaggagagaaagaggagcCAATCACAGAAATCTTCATTTAGAACGCCTGACAAAAGCCACtccctctgaagaaaaaaaaaaaaaaaaaaacacccccaagACAAATAACTCAGAGGAACTGAATTTCTGAAGCAGGCAAAGTTGCAGTTTTTCACTCCCTCACTCCCCCATGTGTCCAGCGAGCCTTGGGGAGCaacagcaggacagggcacagagAGAAGCAAGAGGGACGGGAGTGGGGAGCTCCTGGTGATCTGGGCACTTTCTCCTTCATGTCACTGACCTGGGAGGACTGGCTTTAGAACATGGATCCCAAAGGAGCAAGAGGTACCAGGAAGTGCCGCTGATCTGCACAGACCCCTTTGCCTGTTGCTGCCCCACAGGGAACAGGTCAGTggaatgttttccttcctccctaacccaccttcctctcctccagcagctgctctgttcctgcCACCCTCTCCCGGTGACCGCAGTGCCCTCCCCATGTCCTCTCTCTTCTCCTGTGCATTCCGTCTGTGTCCTAATACTGAAATGGGCCAGAACAAATTTTCTAACACAATGCAAAGCATGAGGAAGCAGGAATTCTTTACCTGCACAGGACACAGAAGCATCTTTTCTTGTATTGCATTTGTGGTGAGACTTTACAACACCGTATTAATCCATTGTAACCACATGTAGGCATTAAAAAGTGTTGTTTCTCTAATACATAAACACCATTTTCCTAGAAAGCATTTCCATGCATCCAGCTCATCCTGGAAGTCCTTTTATAGTCCTGGAGGTTTATATCATCCTGTGTGCCAGCTGTTACATCCATTTATCTATTTTGCCACTTTATGTTTGAACAActtcagaaaaccagaaaatttttattccatatgTTATATACCAGCCTCCTGCGGAAAAGCCCAAACCTCCCACCTTGCTCTCCCACCCCACCATTTCCACCACCCTCCTCCCATGCACATCTCTCTCCTCCCCACTGAATCCTTCccactgcagggagctgctgaagaAGCTGTGTGGTCCATCCCTGGATTCTCCAAGCACTGACTCCCCATCCACTCTGACCACAGCCCGGGTCACATCCCACTGCCTGCCCAGCGTCCATCCATGGAGGTGACCACCATGTCCCCATCTTCCGCCTCACCCACTCAAGGAGATGGTCTGTGTGAGGCAGATGTCACCACCGTGGCCATACACAGTGTGACACTGCTCATCTGCCTCTGTGGgctggctgggaatggggctgtcCTCTGGCTCCTCAGCCTGAAAACTGGTAATTATCGCATCTTTAACCTGGCTGTTGCTgacttcctcttccttctcttcacaGTCCCCACCAGCCTTCTCTTCCTGGTGGAGGACGTGTCCTGCTCTCCTATCTTGCCCCTGCTGTaccagcatttctttttccagctctcAGTGGTCTCCTACTACTGGGCATTATTCCAGCTGATTCCCATCAGCAATGTGCTGTACATGTACAAGCTCTGCAAGCTCTCCTGCCGCTGCAACCTTCCCGAGCGCCTCTGGTTGGTGGTCGGAAGTGTTCAATACTGGGCATTCTTTGCTCTCTTCACTGTCATTCTCACGGTGACATTCCTGTGCCCATCACACGAGCAGGAGCATTGCTGGGCAGCTCTTATCTCTGTGTACACCATCATCCTGCTCCTCTTTGTTGCACCTGTGGCCATTTCTTTCACAATCGATTTCATTAAGGCCAAGtggggctcccagcagcagcaacccaAGAGGCGCGACATCGTTATCCACCTCACTGCGCTGTTAACTCTCCTCCTCAGCTTCTgccatttcctgcagcagctcggTTATATCACTGTGCCAtcccagttttttttcctgctcaccTGCATCAACAGCAGCATCAAACCTTTCATTTACTTCGTGGTGGGGAGTTGGAGGACAGACAACTCCATGGGGAGCTCCAGGGGGCAATGCTCCATGGTGAGCTGCTGGAGGCAATGTAGAGTGGAATCTCTCAGGGACTCGCTCCAGAGGGTCTTTGagacacagaaagaaacaacagCCCCCAGAAATGATGCCCCCAGGGATACGGGGGTCTGAGCATGCTGATCCCTTCCACTGCTCTGCTGAACGACCCCAGGACAGTGGCTGAAGGTTTCCTTGAGTCACCTGATAAATCAATACCCACGGGATCACCCTCCCTGTGGTGGTGtattcctgcaggagaagggagcaggagcaTTGCCAAGGGCCATGTGTGAGggatgctctgcagggagcacacTGGAGCATggctttcctcctccctcctggaTCCACATGGCTCCAAGCAGTGCAGCTGGGCTCAGTGCTCTTCCCCAGCTCTATTCACCATGGAATGACCCTCATGGCCTTGGCCCCAGGGAATGAACTCCATCTCCTTTGGCTCAGCAGATGAGTTTCATGGTGTCTTCAGGGACCTCTTGCCTGCAAAGAAGGGGACACCTTAAAGCCATGGGGACACACCCAGCACGGGATGGCAGTGatttcccaaatccctgcagggctgcttccATCTCGATGGCAGGAGAGGGGTTGGGATCACACAGAGCATCCTTCCCCTTCTGTCCAGCAGAGTCAGCCCTGCATTCCCAGCGGATGGGAAGGGACACCAGGtagggctgcagagctggggagggacagcaACATTCCCTTATCCTTTCAGTGGGAATTTCTCACATTCTTTAATTCCAGAATTAAATCCTTCTGACTAAAGTGCAGGGTCAATAGTGAACTCCACTGAACTCTTTTGGTGCCTGTGACCAAAAAGAGCTTGAAACATGGAAATTCCCATCACCAGATGCCTGGACCATTTAATGGCACAGAAATCAGGGGGTTATGCTGCTCTTCTGCAGAATGGGGCCATCCTCTGCTTCCGCAGCATCAATGTCCAAGGAAGGCCTTGACCACCTCCATCCTGAACCTGGCCACCCTCAGGAGGAGCCAAACAGCgaccctgcacagcagcttcaGCCACAGTCCAGCCTGTACTGATCTTTGGCATTCTGTAACTAGCCCTAAATCAGATTTGGATTTATGTCTTTGGTTTGATTCCAATGGGGTACAACTGATAGTAGTGTTATGAATAAATCTAAGGTTTAACCCTTTGTTTATATGTTTAACCATTTGTCTGTTTACTCCACAGTTTGAAAGTTCGCTTGGGTGTATATTTGACGCGTTATGAggtgggtatgtatgtcagcgcccggcacaagtgagatagctctaCAAAAACTTGTGCCCcaagcctcagtctgacccacacttttattctcaaagacgttccatatgcaatacattgcacaactttttcatgcatattcaacccctggccccgcctgtcctcgcctctcatgctaaataagtccacggCCTCCTGAgcacgcgtggtttgctgtggtggtcgtacgtgggtctcttggtggtcctgaggctgaagattgtggtcttcttcatggctgaacttttgaacttttcctctctgcacgtgcgcttttggtcctttggtgcttatctgagtacgtctgtcagtgttgataggcttggagacagaggagcttcttttatctgggttctttgcctcttctggtattgttctttatgcaagaagcttcagaaatttgcattttcctatgccctttgtaccaggcagaggtttcttaagtaaaaggttaaaattccATACATACCTCTACAaactaaattataaatgcttaattcattttgttaactccaaaaatctgtttcataTTCACTAATTCTACCCCTGTTCGTATTTCTCCTACACGATATACTTGCCCCTATGCCCAGTCCACACTCCAGTTGTACTCCTCTAGTTTCGGTATTTCTCCCTGATGTTAACACCTTTGTTAGAACCCTTTGTACCTAGTAAGTTGAACCCTCTTTGTCCCCTTCACGGCGCCGGGTAGTTCAGCCGCTGCTCCCCAAGATGACTTCCTGATTCCAAGAACGCCTAGCGCCTATTGCATATTAATCACCAGACCCCAGCAGTGGACCAAAAGTGGACTTAGACCATAAGCTAAGGTAGGGACCGCACAACAACCCACATCTACTTGATAAAAAAGTCtcaaaagaatcagagaaagCCTTCAACACCCCTGGAGCCAATCGCTATGACTACAGAGGGGTCCGAACGAAGTAACCCCCTTAGAACGAGCCACAAGTGGAGTCTTTGGATGTATCCTCCGAGGGTGAAAACTCTGACCCTGCCGTAATCGTCTGCCCCTCCTCTGGGACGCTGACTCACCCGGGAGTGGCGGCAGCGGTGTCCCGAACCCCGAACCCCCACCCCCTTAAGCTATCCTTTCAATAAAGGCCTTATCAAGAAAGGAGCACAAGGTCTCCTGgccagtttattttcttcaggaGGACACGGGGTTATAACTGTTAAAGTTGCTAAGGCTTGTGCTCAGCAGAAGGCCCTGAGGGaaaggcacagctgcaggctgggcgGGCGGGAGTCGCCTGAGGGCTGAGAGGCTGTCAGGATTGAGGGGAGAGTCAGCTGGGAGTGAGACTGTGATTGGCTGGAGGGACACGTGGACAGCACATGAGCAGAAAGCTGATTGGATGTTAGAACACGTGGACAGTGTATGAACAGGAAGGTGATTGGGTGTTAGGACACatggacagcagcactgcagctgaggCAGCCAATGGGTGCCCGTCTTCTGTTAGTTCTGTGCGGCCTTGGGTTGGTTTCAGTTATGTCAGGTTGAGATTAAAGGCTTAAAAAGGGGCAAGTTTTTACAATGAAGTCATCTCCTTTGGATGCGTAAGGGGGTTCGTGTCGCTGTGTTCCAATTGCTACAACTGACCACagaatttcttgattaaaaAACATCTAGGCTTCACTGCAGAGCCTGTCTCTGGTGAACAATCTCCAAAATGGCTCAATTCCTTATTCTATCCCATTCTAAAGCCTCTGCCTTGTCTGTGAGGAGGGCAGTACCTGTCTCATACCAGAGCCCTTCCTAAGGCACGTGCCTGCAATGGTTGGGATGATGTTGGCAGTGCCAGGATCTCCTCATTTCTCCTGGGAGAGACCTGGGCAGCAGCCACATCTCTCGCTCGGGGGGAAGTTGTCCCTCCTTTTCCCACTGCCTTAAATCCACGGGAAACCAACATGCCAATGCTTCTGGAATGGGAAGTGAGTTTGAAAACCATGGGTGCTGAGTCAGGCTTTGGAGACACACATGAGGTTAAACACCTAAGGAGTATTTAACAGAATTGTTAATAATTAACAGAAGAGAGAGACTTTGACATCTGAGAgggtttttctctccctgcctctcttTTCCTGTCCATTGCAAAGCAGAAACCCTCCATGGTGCAACCTCTTGTTCAGGGAAGAACAACTCAGACAGGGGTCTCACCCAAAGCAAGCACAGGAGGATCATGATCCTCCAATGTACTTTTTCTACTTCCCAGCACATTCCTTGCCTCCAGTGTCACCCAGGCCTCTCCCTATCTGAGCTTCCTTTCAAAAGAGCAaagatttcaaagcaaaagGTTTCTGGTGGCAGAAGGAGagatggaatgagatgatctctaaggttCCTTCCTACTCAAACTGTTCCATGAGGATTCCCCACATCATTCATCGTCCACCCCAGGCAGGAGTTCCCCAGCTGCACAC
This portion of the Vidua chalybeata isolate OUT-0048 chromosome 6, bVidCha1 merged haplotype, whole genome shotgun sequence genome encodes:
- the LOC128789176 gene encoding mas-related G-protein coupled receptor member A8-like, which produces MEVTTMSPSSASPTQGDGLCEADVTTVAIHSVTLLICLCGLAGNGAVLWLLSLKTGNYRIFNLAVADFLFLLFTVPTSLLFLVEDVSCSPILPLLYQHFFFQLSVVSYYWALFQLIPISNVLYMYKLCKLSCRCNLPERLWLVVGSVQYWAFFALFTVILTVTFLCPSHEQEHCWAALISVYTIILLLFVAPVAISFTIDFIKAKWGSQQQQPKRRDIVIHLTALLTLLLSFCHFLQQLGYITVPSQFFFLLTCINSSIKPFIYFVVGSWRTDNSMGSSRGQCSMVSCWRQCRVESLRDSLQRVFETQKETTAPRNDAPRDTGV